The nucleotide window CGAGGATCTACGGCGGGGGGCACGAGCGCGGCATTCGATCTGGAACGCTAAACGTGCCGGCTATTGTGGGCTTTGGCGAGGCCGTAAGAATCGCTCGTCAGGAGATGGATGAAGCTGCTGTGAGGTATCGTGGCTGGACACGGCATATGTATGAGAGCCTGCGAGAAAAAATCGAGGGTATTAAACTGAACGGGCATCCTACTCAGCGATTGCCGCACAACCTGAGTGTGAGCATCCCAGGGATTGATGCCAAGGCTCTAGTTATGAATCTTGAAGGTGTTGCTATCTCGACGGGTTCTGCCTGCACCGCGGCCAGTGTTGAACCTTCGCATGTAATACTGGCGCTTGGATTTGGAGAAGAGCGAGCACACGCTACTCTTAGGATTGGGGTGGGAAGATCCAATGACGATTCTATGATTGATTCTGTGATTTCACGCATAGCGGTTTCGGTTAAGAGGTTACGATCATTAATGCCTGACTATCCCGGATAATAGTCAAACGAGTGCTGCAATAGCTTGCGTATCCTTGGTTCTACCCAGATGATGATCCGCTCTTCAAGAGATTCAGAAACCCAAGGGTCTTGATAGCGAGAAGCTGCCAGCAATCGACAACGGTCGACCAATAGACCATCAACAATCACGCAGCTCTGAGTAAACTCTTTGTCTTCAAGAGCGAAGGGTACCGCAAATGCTCTCTTGGGCATAGTTGTAAATTGGACTACATCCCCCCAGATATTTAGATCTGGGGTGTTTCGCTTAGAATGCCAATTCCCACCACTTGCACATTGCATCAGATAGACGGGTATCCCCACGCGTCCATCTGGATAAGATCGGTAGAATAGAAGATCAAGCCCTAATTCCTTTACATTTGGTTCATTCCAAAGAGCAAGGCGTCCCTGTGACTCTCCCAAGTGCTCCGCAATTTCATTGACAATTCTTTCAAGGCCAGCTGTATTGCTCCTAGCCCAACCTGTATGCAAGAATCTCCATTCCTGATACTGCGCTTCAAGTGACTCTTTGGTCAGCAGTTCAAACAGCTCCCCTTGTTCATTATAGTCTCCTCCAATTTCACTTGTCCACCAGTCATAGTAAGGAGCTATTGACAATAGCAGACAGAAGGCATAGGCAGGAGATTGTCTCCAAGTGCATTGTGGCCGAATCCATCTACTACGGATCTCAAGAGGATAGAATTCTCCACCGATACAGTGTTGACGTCGACGGAACTCCATCCAAACATTTCCCAGCATCTCGTAAGCGAAATCTTCCGTTGTGTATTTTTCCTCCTCGATCAGAGTATCAACAACATCTGTGATAGACA belongs to Candidatus Lokiarchaeota archaeon and includes:
- a CDS encoding aminotransferase class V-fold PLP-dependent enzyme, translated to RIYGGGHERGIRSGTLNVPAIVGFGEAVRIARQEMDEAAVRYRGWTRHMYESLREKIEGIKLNGHPTQRLPHNLSVSIPGIDAKALVMNLEGVAISTGSACTAASVEPSHVILALGFGEERAHATLRIGVGRSNDDSMIDSVISRIAVSVKRLRSLMPDYPG